The genomic stretch GCAAGCTGCTCCCTCCCTTTGTGGAGATTCGCCATGCTAACCGCTGATTCAATAGCCCAGTGCAGCGGGTATTCGGCCATTTTGCCCGGTGCATGGTATTCCAGTATACTTACGCCGTGATCATCGACTTCCACACGCACATTTTCCCCCCTGACATCAGGGAGAACCGCGAGCGCTACCTCGGCTGTGATCCCGGCTTCGGTGAACTGTTCTCCTCTCCCAAAGCCAAGATTGCCACTGCTGAAGAGGTTATCGCCAGCATGGATGACAATGAAATCGAGGCTTCGGCGATTATGAATATGGGCTGGGCCAGCCAGGAGGCTTGCCGCCGCACCAACGACTACATCCTGGAAGCGGCGACTCGCTACCCCAAGCGCTTGATACCCTTCGTGGCTATTCAACCCAAGGCGGGTGGGGTCGCCGTAGCCGAACTGGAACGCTGTGCCAGGAGTGGGGCAAAGGGCATTGGGGAAATGAGGTCAGATACCCAGGGCTTCGACCTGGGGGATAAAGAGATAATGAGGCCCATCGTGGAAGTGGCCATGAAACACCGTCTGCTTTTCAACACCCACGCCTCTGAGCCGGTAGGTCACCTGTACCCGGGCAAAGGAGCCATTACCCCTGATCCTCTGTACCGCTTCATTTTGAACTTCCCTGAGCTTCGCGTTATCTGCGCCCATTGGGGTGGGGGACTCCCCTTCTATGCCTTGATGCCGGAGGTGGCCTCTGCCTTGAGCAACACCTTTTTCGACACAGCCGCCACCCCCTTTCTGTACCGCCTCGACATTTTCAGGCACGTGACCGAGATTGCTGGCGTTGACAAGGTCCTTTTCGGCAGTGACTATCCTCTCATGTCTCCCAGGCGGGTCATCGCCCAGATCGAGTCCGTAGGTTTGCCCCAGGAAACACAGGCCATGATCCTGGGAGGCAATGCCAGGAGGCTTCTGGAATGGAACGAATCCGCAGTTTCATCGCCATAGAGCTGCCGCTGCCCATCAGGGCTGAACTCGGCTCGCTACAGGACAAGCTGAAGGCGGGGCGGCAGCCCTTTGTGAAGTGGGTGGACCCCGAGGGCATTCACCTGACGTTGAAATTCCTGGGCGGCGTGGACTCAAACCTGATACCGGAGATAATCAAGGCCATGAGCAGGGTCGCTGAACCAGCGCCCCCTTTTTCACTGCAGCTTGGAGGACTGGGGGTTTTCCCTGGGTGGCAGCGACCGCAGGTGGTGTGGGTGGGGATGGGTGGGGAGGTAGAGAGGCTGGCCAGCCTTCAGAAGGAAATCGAATCTGGCCTATCTCGTCTGGGCTTTGCCCCCGAATCCCGGCCCTTCAGGGGGCACCTTACTCTGGGACGCCTCAGGGAGCAAGCCTCACCCAGGGATAAACAGAGCTTCGGTGCCTGGGTGCAATCGGTCAGATTTGAAAGCAAACCGTCCTTCGAGGTCCAGGCTCTCAGCCTGATGAAAAGCCAGCTAACCCCCAGCGGCGCTATCTATACCCAGCTTGCCTGTGCAGGGCTAGGAGGGCGCACCGCGTAGAACGACCGTGGGGACGGAGCTTCGGTTCTGTCCATCCGGGGAGGCAGGGGTCCCCGAGTGGTGATCCTCTACCTCAGCACCCGTTCGTCGCCGACGCGGCGGGTGACCTTCTGCTCGTCCAGGTGCTCCATCAGGGCCAGGGCATACTTGCGGCTGGTATGGAACAGGTCGCGCACCTCGGCCACGGTTATCTTACCCTTGGCCTTGATGTGGCTGATAACTCGCTCCACCATCTCGTCATAGGCTGAGGCAGTGAAGATGACGTTGTCGGCCAGTTTCACTACCTGACGCTGCTCCATCAGGTAATCTAGTAGCCCAGGGTCAATGGTCATCTCGCTGCCGGGCGAGTAGGGGTTTTGCGATAAAGCTTTGAGATAGGCATCCACGGCTGCCTTCTGCTCCTTGTTAAGCTGGACATGGTAAGAGGGGAGGCGTACCGTTTTCTCCTCCTCGGCCAGAATGCCATCACCAACAAGCTGCCGCAGGGCAGCCGGGAAGGACTGGGAAGAAACCCCCAGTCTGCTGCGCAACTCCTCTTTGTGGAGACCACGTCGGAGGGGAAAGCGCCGGTGGTGGTCCCCCACCGCGTGTTTCACCTTATCTGCCAGACGATGCCAGCCTGCCGCTGAAAAGAGAGGGGTCTGCGGCCCCTTATCGCCCAGCAGTACCAGTTTACCCTCCGAGGCCAGGGATTTCACTGCGTCTTGGGCTTCGTTCCTGGACAGGCCGGACTGATGCCACAACTCCTCCAGCGCTATAGGCTGCTTGGCCTCTAAGATGGCCAGCACCATCTCCTCAGAGCTGCCCTTTTCCCTGGCCGACAGACCCTTGAGGGTGGGGGCATGGAAACGGCGGTGGCGCTTGGGATGAGCATCGACGATCTCACCACCCCCCAGGGTTTTTTTCGAGGAACGAATAATGAAAAGGTCGCTCTTCACCAGAGCCACGGGGCGGGCCAGGACAAACTGGGCCCAGCCGCTCTCGCCAGGCTTCAACTCCTCTTTGTCCAGCAGCCGGGTCTTGGCTTCGACTTCTAAGGCGTTGCTGTAGAAGGTAACGGTGGTATTGTGCTTCAGGGGATGGCCCAAGTCCGATAGCAGGCGAACCCTGGCATCCGCTGCTGTGGCGGGCACCAGCCAGCCGGGATTGGTCAGCACGTCGCCACGGGCAAGCTGCGTGGTGGCCACGCCAGACAGGTTAGCCGCCACCCGCCTTCCCGGCCCCACCACCTCCACCTTGGTCCTGTGAGTCTGCAACCCCCGCAAGCGTGACCTGAGGCTATGAGGAGCTATCTCCACCTCCTGTCCCACGGAAAGCTGCCCGTCAACCAGGGTTCCGGTGACCACCGTGCCAAAACCGGTCATGGTGAATACCCGGTCGATGGGCAGTCTCGGCCGTCCGATGTCTCTCTTAGGCGGTGTGGAGTCCAGCAGACGCTCAACGGTGTCTACCAGGTCAGGCAGACCTTCAAGGGTGACAGCCGAGACGGTTACAATGGGGGCCTGGGCCAGGGTGGTGGGCTCGATGACCTCCTTGATCTCCATCACTACCAACTCCAGCAGCTCTTCGTCCACCAAGTCTTTC from Chloroflexota bacterium encodes the following:
- a CDS encoding amidohydrolase is translated as MVFQYTYAVIIDFHTHIFPPDIRENRERYLGCDPGFGELFSSPKAKIATAEEVIASMDDNEIEASAIMNMGWASQEACRRTNDYILEAATRYPKRLIPFVAIQPKAGGVAVAELERCARSGAKGIGEMRSDTQGFDLGDKEIMRPIVEVAMKHRLLFNTHASEPVGHLYPGKGAITPDPLYRFILNFPELRVICAHWGGGLPFYALMPEVASALSNTFFDTAATPFLYRLDIFRHVTEIAGVDKVLFGSDYPLMSPRRVIAQIESVGLPQETQAMILGGNARRLLEWNESAVSSP
- the thpR gene encoding RNA 2',3'-cyclic phosphodiesterase — protein: MERIRSFIAIELPLPIRAELGSLQDKLKAGRQPFVKWVDPEGIHLTLKFLGGVDSNLIPEIIKAMSRVAEPAPPFSLQLGGLGVFPGWQRPQVVWVGMGGEVERLASLQKEIESGLSRLGFAPESRPFRGHLTLGRLREQASPRDKQSFGAWVQSVRFESKPSFEVQALSLMKSQLTPSGAIYTQLACAGLGGRTA
- the selB gene encoding selenocysteine-specific translation elongation factor; its protein translation is MFVLGTAGHVDHGKSALVQALTGIDPDRLREEKERGMTIDLGFAWLKLPSGREVSIVDVPGHERFIKNMLAGVGGIDLALLVVAADEGVMPQTREHLAILDLLRVERGVVVVTKKDLVDEELLELVVMEIKEVIEPTTLAQAPIVTVSAVTLEGLPDLVDTVERLLDSTPPKRDIGRPRLPIDRVFTMTGFGTVVTGTLVDGQLSVGQEVEIAPHSLRSRLRGLQTHRTKVEVVGPGRRVAANLSGVATTQLARGDVLTNPGWLVPATAADARVRLLSDLGHPLKHNTTVTFYSNALEVEAKTRLLDKEELKPGESGWAQFVLARPVALVKSDLFIIRSSKKTLGGGEIVDAHPKRHRRFHAPTLKGLSAREKGSSEEMVLAILEAKQPIALEELWHQSGLSRNEAQDAVKSLASEGKLVLLGDKGPQTPLFSAAGWHRLADKVKHAVGDHHRRFPLRRGLHKEELRSRLGVSSQSFPAALRQLVGDGILAEEEKTVRLPSYHVQLNKEQKAAVDAYLKALSQNPYSPGSEMTIDPGLLDYLMEQRQVVKLADNVIFTASAYDEMVERVISHIKAKGKITVAEVRDLFHTSRKYALALMEHLDEQKVTRRVGDERVLR